The Pseudoxanthomonas sp. SL93 genome segment CGGCTCGATCTCGAAGAACGAAAACAGGTCGTCCAGGTACAGCGCTTGGCCCGCGACCTGCGAGAAACCCACCAGCAGGCCTTCCAGCAACTGCCGCAGGCGGCGGAAACTGCCCGCAAGGAACGTCAGGTCGCCGATGCTGAAGTCGCCGCGCACCGTGCGCCAGGCGATGTAGCCGTAGGCCACGTAGTACCCCAGCGTGCCCAGCGCCGCCAGCAGGGTGCCCCACACCGCGCGACGGCGTGCCAGCGCGCGATTGGCGATGAAGAACTTGTCCGCCAGGGTGCGGTAGCGGCTGATCAGGAAGCGGTGGAGATTGAAGATCTTCACCTCCTTCGCGGTTTCCACGCTGGCACCCATCTGCCGCATGTATTCCAGCTGCCGGCGCTCCGGCGTCCACTGGAAGTTCAACGAATAGCCCACCGCATTGAAGTGCGCCTCGCCGATGAAGGCGGGAATCAGCGCCACCGCCAGCAGCACCATCAACCACGGCGCGTAGACCAGCAGGCCGGCGGCGAAGCCGACCACGGTGATGGCGTCCTGCACCTGGCCGAACAGCTGGCTCATCAGGTTCATGCGGCCCATGGTCTGGCGGCGCGCGCGGTCCAGCTTGTCCTGCAGGTCCGGATCCTCGAAGTCCTCCAGGTCCAGCGTGGCGGCGTGTTCCATCAGGCGGATGCTGGTGGCGTTGGTGAACAGCTCCGACAGCAGCGCGTCGGCATAGCTCACCATGCGGCCCAGCAGGTCGGACAGGATCGCCAGCGCGAACTCTACCGCCAGCAGCCACAGCAGGTGGTCCAGCACGCCGCTGCGCCACGCGGCCATCAGGCCTTCCTGCGGCACGCCGGCACCGACCAGGCGGATGGCTTCGTCGATGATCAGCTTGCCGATGTACAGCGTGACGATGGGCAGCAGCGCGCGGATCACGCGCAGGCCCAGGCTGGCGGTGGTCAGGACGCGACTTGTCTGCCAGATCTGGCGCAGGAACGGCGCCAGGTTGCGCATCGCATCGAAGCGCTCACGCAGGTTGGGCTTGTTGGCAGGGCGCGGGGCGGCGCCCTTGGGCTTGCCCGCAGGCGGGGGTGACGAGGCCATGCGTGGATTGTGCCTGCCCCGGATGGATTTGGGGTGAAAGCGCGGCTGCCTGCGGTGTGGGAGCGACGTCAGTCGCGATCAGGCATGGCGTCCGTCCCGTCGCGACTGACATCGCTCCCACAGGCTTCATGGGGAAGCGACGCGGATCGCGACTGACGTTTTCCGTGCCTCCGCGCCCCACGGACTCGTCGGTGCCCGTAAGGCGAGAACGCGCCGCAGCGCGGCAGCGACGGCGAACGATCATGCAGGAAGCGACGCGGATCGCGACTGACGTTTTCCGTGCATCCGCGCCCCATGGGCTCGTCCGTGTCCGTAGCGCGAGAACGCGCCGCAGCGCGGCAGCGACGGCGAACGATCATGCCGGAAGCGACGCGGATCGCGACTGGACGTTTTCCGTGCATCCGCGCCCCATGGGCTCGTCCGTGTCCGTAGCGCGAGAACGCGCCGCAGCGCGGGAGCGACGGCGAACGATCATGCCGGAAGCGACGCGGATCGCGACTGACGTTTTCCGTGCATCCGTATCCAGTCGCTCGGGGAAGCGGTATGACCCCGTTCGACCGGACCTCTCCAGGTTACGGACAACGCCAGCCGCGATCCGCGCCGCCTCGCAAGGCGATGCGCAGCGCTCAACGCATCGCGACGGCCAGCGACGCCGGCTGGATGCTGACCGCCTGGCCGGGCTCGACGCGCTCGCCGCCACGCACGATCAGCCGGTCGCCGGCGCGCACGTTGCCGGTGACTTCCACCAGGCCATCGACTTCCGCGCCGGTTTCCACGGCCAGCCGCTCGGCCTTGCCGGCGCTGTCGACGCGCAGCACGAAGTCGCCCTCGCGGCGCAGGATCACCGCATCGCGCGGCACGGCGACGACGCTGCGCGTGCCCGCGCTGGGGAGCCCGACATCCACCGCGCTGCCGACCGGCATCTGGGTGGCGTCGATGGCGATGCGCAGTTCC includes the following:
- a CDS encoding ABC transporter ATP-binding protein; the encoded protein is MASSPPPAGKPKGAAPRPANKPNLRERFDAMRNLAPFLRQIWQTSRVLTTASLGLRVIRALLPIVTLYIGKLIIDEAIRLVGAGVPQEGLMAAWRSGVLDHLLWLLAVEFALAILSDLLGRMVSYADALLSELFTNATSIRLMEHAATLDLEDFEDPDLQDKLDRARRQTMGRMNLMSQLFGQVQDAITVVGFAAGLLVYAPWLMVLLAVALIPAFIGEAHFNAVGYSLNFQWTPERRQLEYMRQMGASVETAKEVKIFNLHRFLISRYRTLADKFFIANRALARRRAVWGTLLAALGTLGYYVAYGYIAWRTVRGDFSIGDLTFLAGSFRRLRQLLEGLLVGFSQVAGQALYLDDLFSFFEIEPEITSPAHPVPVPKPITRGFTFENVGFRYPDAERWAVRGLDFELRAGEVLALVGENGAGKTTLVKLLARLYDPDEGRILLDGRDLRDYDIDELRANIGVIFQDFVRYHLTAGENIGVGQIDAMHDQARIRDAAARSMADEVIAGLPQGYDQMIGRRFKNSVDLSGGQWQKIAIARAYMRDAQVMILDEPTAALDARSEFEVFQRFKELSDNRTAVLISHRFSSVRMADRILVLNEGRLEASGTHEQLLAEGGRYAELFELQAAGYR